One part of the Methanocalculus natronophilus genome encodes these proteins:
- a CDS encoding Gfo/Idh/MocA family oxidoreductase, protein MVKFGVIGAGNISKKFLYTLNALKITPYAIASRDYKKALSYQKEYNIKKAYGSYHDLVADPLVEAVYIATPH, encoded by the coding sequence ATGGTAAAATTTGGAGTAATTGGCGCAGGAAACATTTCAAAAAAATTTTTATATACGCTTAATGCATTAAAGATAACACCTTATGCTATTGCCTCTAGAGATTATAAAAAAGCCTTAAGTTATCAAAAAGAATACAATATAAAAAAAGCATACGGTAGTTATCATGATTTAGTAGCAGATCCCTTAGTAGAAGCGGTTTACATTGCGACACCCCATAG